The genome window GCCCAAATTCACCCAGCCTATTGTTAGTCCTCCAAAGGCATTGTAGCCATAGCTTGTTGGGTCCCATCCTGATCCGATATAGGGATCGTCTGGGCAATTAAAGATGCCACGGGCTTGCCCCGTCGCGGCACTATAGGGCATACCGTCGCCGTATTTTTGCACATACGGCTGGATGCTAATGCGCCAAATACATTTTTGAGCATCAAGCGAAGGGCCTCCCCATCCGCATGGGAAGGTCTCGTCATAGTCTTGGACGTACATATCTATGCCTAGACCGATCTGCTTGAGATTGCTCGTGCAGGTTATGGCTCGTGCTCTTTCTCGCGCTTGGGCAAACACGGGAAAGAGAATTGCAGCCAGAATCGCTATAATGGCGATGACCACGAGCAATTCAATAAGCGTGAATGCATTTTTCACTTTCATATGTCTCCTCCTATACATATCGTTCTCGAAAATGTATATAATGGTTTTGATAGCAACAAAGTGACTAGGTTGTGTCACCGCAAACCAACTCTACGGGCAGCACCACCTCCTTCTGCAGATTCTCATCTTTACTCTCGATCTGCTCCACTAATAAGGCGATAGCACGGCTTGCCACATCGAACCAAGGAGCCTTAATAGTTGTTAACCGATGAAAGAGACTCCCCATGGTACGAATGCCATCATATCCCATAACCGCAACATCGCCTGGAACGTTCATCCCTCTATCACGGCAGATCATCAGCGTATCGAGAGCCGACATATCGTTCCAACAAACGACCGCTGTGGCCTGACAGCTCTTTAGCACCTCACAGAAAGCGTCTACGGCTTTAGCATCATTCGCTATATTTTCTAGGCCCCGCCAGGTAGTGACTTTCATACGATAGTTTTGG of Chthonomonas calidirosea T49 contains these proteins:
- a CDS encoding DUF1559 domain-containing protein — translated: MKVKNAFTLIELLVVIAIIAILAAILFPVFAQARERARAITCTSNLKQIGLGIDMYVQDYDETFPCGWGGPSLDAQKCIWRISIQPYVQKYGDGMPYSAATGQARGIFNCPDDPYIGSGWDPTSYGYNAFGGLTIGWVNLGGGNGAFPGAKLASLYSPANLVAVADAAEFGTPQNKAADPNFDIPGSGSWSGCGTDGPGPFNMHPKIWKENGSVDWDFGIPEQEDFGSCRNGGRRPAARHFGKFNAVFADGHVKSVDANVMNAVINSPQDILRNHQ